The genomic segment GCAGACAGCCACTGGCTCTGCTCTGGGGCTTCATCTGTATTCAGCTCCTTCAGCATCACACAAGAGTGCTCTCCTGTCAGGTCGTTCTAGATACAACCACACGCACCAAAAATTACAGCATGTGACAACAGCGCAATgtacagaaacattaaaacactaagacaacatttaaaaaaaataaatacttacaGGGGTTTGTCTTAAGTAGACTGGAGTATAACCTGCTTTCTTCCAGAACCTGTCAGGTTGAACAAAAGGTTTTCAACATTTCCAAAATCGTCAAAAAATATTACCACCCACCTCCCCTCTCCATATTTAAGGGCACTCACTTGAGCAGCTGTGTGGTAAGGCCATAGGAAACTCCCAAATAGTCcagtctctctgctctcctctcacTCAGCTTCAGCAGCAGAGGGGGGAGCTCCCTCCGTGGTGTGATAACCTCCTCCAGAAGACTGACAGCCTGGACAGAGTTTGTGTCACAGATGTGTCCTTTTAATCCGCCTCGtctaaattgtattttttacacttCATGTAGGGAATTTATCTGTCTCAAATGTTGCTCAATACGTTTTCTGGTTTTAATTGTATTACCTCACTGCTGACGGAGGTGATCTCATTGTGGTTCGAGTGTGTGCTCTCATCCATGGTGGGAAACTTGCCCTCATAGTACATCTGCAGCAGTTGGAGAGCTCTGGAGCCATAACCCATCTGTTGGACAGGTGGAGACCCCGTTACACACATGAAagttaattaaaagaaaaaaaaaacacaaaaaaaactggataAACAGCCGAGGCCTTTGAAAGTTCTTACCCCCTGGTAGTCTGGATTGACAGCGATTCGCACCACTCTTCCTCCAGAGAGGCCGCCGAACTCCGGGTCTTGGAACtacaaagaaaagagggaacGATTCATGTTTGCACTGTGGGAACATGTGCTGTGATGATTTTCTGAAACTTAGTGACTGGTATGTACTTGTTCCGACACAGTCCATGGAATGAGATCACCAGAGGCCTTCTTCCCTCTGGAGAGGCTGTTTAGGATGGACTGCCGAGATATTTCTCCCTCCAGACACACCTGAGGGACCACAGACGAACAAATGCACGGGTGactcaaataaattaaaaaaacaaaacaaaacagttttgtcacaaaaacacaagcaaagtCTTAAGAAATTAGGCTGGAgctcatgtgtgtttgtgattttggCTGTAAGATGCCATACATAAAAAGGTCGGTCTCAGATTGTTGGAGTCtgatctcattaaaaaaaaaaaaagtaaaagaaagtCTCCTACTCCCAACTTTTTGCTTTCAAACGCACGGCAGCCGttataaaacacataatttcACGAGGGGTCCTGAGTGTCTTACCTGCACCACGGCGAGGACCTCAGGTAGTGAGTTCTGTGTGGGAGGAACAGGCGGCAGGAGGCAGAAGAGGTGATGGGCCGGAGCGTCGGACAACATCTGCAGGTCGTTGGGGGAATTCTGGAGCCGGAAGAAACAATGAGTCAGCAAATTAAACACAAGGATGACACAATGCTGTGTGTAAGACACTATGCTCACTGGATAAATCagaattattttattacaagTTAACTATCTCACCTTGTAGTGCGATGCCACATAGAGAGCCATCAGCCTCTGCAGGAACGCCTCAGATGCCTTGTGGTAACAGAATAGCGTGTCTCTGTTCACATAATATCTGCACGGTGTGGGATAAGGACCAAAGCAGGAAAATCGACAAATTTTTTCCGTTCCAGACTCAAGTACAGGCTGGAGGAGTGTGTCAAACTCTGCAGGTAAATCTGTAACCATCCAATATGCTGCAATTCAAACCTGATTTGAagtttttagatttatttgcGATTCAATTCAGCTAAGTTATGAtcaaatttgatatttttaatgctGCATTAATTGGTCTGAACGGTTCTGACTGGCGGCCgtaaaataaatttaagaaaaagcaGGGAAACATTTTGGGCATTCCCCGAGGTTAGTAATATCTTTATAAATGTGTGAGGTGGATATGTGACTTAACGGGAACACGGAGACTGATTATCTGAAACCTGCCCAAACTTGTTTTTTGACAGCTGTGAGCTGATGCTTGAACCGATGGAACTCTAACTCTGGCTTGTATAAGTGTTCAAATACCTACTGGTTGATCTTAACCAGCATCAATCATCATCAATGATCATAATCAACGAATTATTTAAGGCaactttcaagcaaaaacaccagaTATTCTCTAGttccggcttctcaaatgtgaggatctgctgctttttctttgtcttatttgatagcgaattgaatatttttaggtCTTGGACCGTTGGTCGGCCCAACCAATCAATCTGAAAACCTCAACTTGGACCTTAGGAATTTGtaaaaaagaccttttttttccagtattttctgacattttacagatcaaatgattaattaagaaaatacttggcagattaatccataatgaaaataatcattagttgcagccctactctAAATGCTtgtgtttaataaaatgtgccaacataaacattttcattttaaccagCACTGTTGTTTGCTCCAGCTAAATACAGGCTCAACCTCCAGCTCTATCAAAAATGTAGCACTGTAGCCTGGGTTAATATTAGGCTCGTTTTTTCAAGTTatgtgcaaaaaatgttttcgtTGTATTACTTCTGTGGATCGGGTGAAACAGGTGGGTCTAGACCAGGGGCAACTTTGAGTCTTTTACAATAATCAAGGATACAGGTCACAGGTCTGTGGAAGTGGGCAGCCAGAAATGAGCCTGGGAATGCTGAGACAGTCCAGACAGAGCAGATCATTCAGCCACTTCTCCACAGCGTCTCCTGGAGCGTACCGAATGGACTCGTGAAGAGAAACCTCATGGAGAGAGCGAGCTGTGCAGGGAAGGAATTAAACAGCAGTCAGTCAGATGATAGAGACACACTGGACACGCACACATagtaaaaacactgagacacagtATTTACCTGCTGCTAGCCTCGCTGTGTTGACGGTCCTGTTCTCTGCTGACATGCTCTGCTGACTGTCTGCACTCTGCTGCCTCAACTGCTGAATCAGTTTGAGTGAGAGCGAACGTCCGGTGCCTTCGTACCTGCAGAGACCAGAAATTAATATGTAACCTTGGGTTTAGGAAAATTGTGAtgcacattttttcattaattttctgacatttaatacaCTGAACTGTTAATCGAAAAAAATACTCTGCAGAtcaatcgataatgaaaatcagCAATTCTCGCAGTTCAACATATAACCGTTACTGATCGCCTTTATTTCGTTTGTCTTTAAATCCATGTCACTCTGTACTTGGTTTTATAAATGTAATCCAGCTCTATTACTGACCCGTTGATGGTGGAGGCCATGAAAACCAGATAAGGCCCTAGCAGGTTCTTAACCAAAGGAAGCGGGATGGCTGCAGCCTCATCAATGACAAGCAGCTCAGCCTGGCCCAGTTTCACTGCATCACCTGGGTGGATGTACTGTTGGTCACAGGAAGAGGAACATTAGATAAGTGTATTTTATCTACTATTGTAAATGACAGGAAATTGAGACGACTGGTCTGGGTCTCGTTCACCTGAATCGTCTGCCGATGCTCTTTGAAGACGTTCACCCGCACCACTGCTTTGTTGAACTCTGGATTCAAAGACTGGATAATTTCGTAGTCAAGATGCTCCTACAAATGCAAAGAAGGATACGGAGTGGTCTGTGCTCAGAGCATCAAAATACGGTCAGCGATATAGAGAAGCAGCTCAGGCAGCCTACCTGGTACTGAAGAGCATCAAATCCTTTGAAGATGAACTCAAACATGGTGTGGAGGTTGTCGGGGCTCGGTGAGGTTACGAAGATATTGGAGTAGCTGTAAAAAAGTCAGGCAATAACTGACTATGACTGAAGACAATATAATAGACAAAactgatatatacagtatgggaATATTATATAATTAATCTGTACCCAAAAGCTACAGCTCCAGCAACAGCCAGCCCCAGAGCTGCAGACTTGCCTCGACCACGGGCAGCAGTCAGAGCCACCGTGCTCCTCAGGGTCTTCTCTGAGATTGCCTCAATGAACTTCAGCATTGCCTTGGCCTAGAGGGCAAGACAGACCTTGAAGATGACAACTGGGACACCCATTAGCATGTCATTCTTCAGGAACACTTTCACGATAACTGCACTCCAAAGTGCCGGTTACTTGAAATCACAAAGTTCTATGAATCTTAGCGGTGCAGTCATCAATTATATTATACTTGGTAAATGTGTAAAGTGGCTTTTAAACGAGAGGTCCTGACCTGGTCCATGGTCCTGCAACAATCCACCAACACACCCACAGGCTGAGTGTCCTGAAGGGACTCTTTCAGATCCTTCAGCTCCTGTTCTCGTGGAGACAAACCGTCCTCCTGAGAGGGATGAGACAACTCGTCATGAAACAGGGAGCCCGTATCAAACAAACTTTATTCATTTggcacttttcaaaaatagtGGTCACAGTCTACTTGATAGAagagagaacagacagagaattaaaaaaagacaagacaaaataaaaacaaggatTCAAATTGTTCAAACCACAAAATATCAAGTCATGAAATCAGGTAAAAATCCACTGAAAGTAgagttttatgacatttttaaaaaaatgaactggtTTAGCTTCAGAGGGCTGTTCCAAAGTCAATAAGCATCAACAGGAATCACCTTTGAAACAGCCAGAGGTCCCTGCTTCCAAGACCTGAACCTCCTTTAAGTGGTAACAACTCATTTAAAAAGACGCTCGAACATGTAAAGTGTCGTCATGTATGTCAAGAGTAATgctttaatattaatattaaaagagaaagagagccaGAGGAAAGGAGCTAAAACT from the Xiphias gladius isolate SHS-SW01 ecotype Sanya breed wild chromosome 8, ASM1685928v1, whole genome shotgun sequence genome contains:
- the nat10 gene encoding RNA cytidine acetyltransferase, which translates into the protein MATVRKKVDNRIRVQIENGIALHHRTMFVVVGDRGRDQVVILHHMLSKATVRARPSVLWCYKKDLGFSSNRKKRMRQLQKKIKTGTLNLNQDDPFELFVAATNIRYCYYNETHKILGNTYGMCVLQDFEALTPNLLARTMETVEGGGIVVILLRTMNSLKQLYTMTMDVHARYRTEAHQDVVGRFNERFILSLASCKNCVVIDDQLNILPVSSSVANIKPVPPKTQEDGLSPREQELKDLKESLQDTQPVGVLVDCCRTMDQAKAMLKFIEAISEKTLRSTVALTAARGRGKSAALGLAVAGAVAFGYSNIFVTSPSPDNLHTMFEFIFKGFDALQYQEHLDYEIIQSLNPEFNKAVVRVNVFKEHRQTIQYIHPGDAVKLGQAELLVIDEAAAIPLPLVKNLLGPYLVFMASTINGYEGTGRSLSLKLIQQLRQQSADSQQSMSAENRTVNTARLAAARSLHEVSLHESIRYAPGDAVEKWLNDLLCLDCLSIPRLISGCPLPQTCDLYYVNRDTLFCYHKASEAFLQRLMALYVASHYKNSPNDLQMLSDAPAHHLFCLLPPVPPTQNSLPEVLAVVQVCLEGEISRQSILNSLSRGKKASGDLIPWTVSEQFQDPEFGGLSGGRVVRIAVNPDYQGMGYGSRALQLLQMYYEGKFPTMDESTHSNHNEITSVSSEAVSLLEEVITPRRELPPLLLKLSERRAERLDYLGVSYGLTTQLLKFWKKAGYTPVYLRQTPNDLTGEHSCVMLKELNTDEAPEQSQWLSAFWKDFRRRFLSLLSYQFSSFHPSLALSILQNKKSKEETSTLSSTELAAQFSPYDLKRLELYSRSMVDYHLIMDLIPAVARMFFLKQLGDLSLSVAQCALLLGIGLQHKSVDELEKEIELPSSQLMGLFNRLIRKIVQAFTSIQENAIEAEMVTTKDVTMEPTVRSLNDDLKEAAKEFEERHKQDIEKVKEMDLEEYRIRGDDEEWDQVLKKAGNTAVISIKSDKKRKLDGGNATASNGGPQHGKLKKKEMQHGKFKKNKDKHGKFGKKA